One genomic segment of Helianthus annuus cultivar XRQ/B chromosome 14, HanXRQr2.0-SUNRISE, whole genome shotgun sequence includes these proteins:
- the LOC110907282 gene encoding uncharacterized protein LOC110907282: MADHGENVDERRKELKRDAQALAVIQQGVHDTLFSRIAAAETSQDAWEILRMEFQGDSQVQAVKLQVSQQRAFGEEISDQKIVRKILRSLTARFDYVVPSIEVAYDLNTLAPIKPMGSLQSQEERLNGRMGESKSVNKERSDEQALQAYQSNRRLPMIRIIEDVEEVAANTEEEEGKNEETPYLFMALSAATPKNPSLWFIDSGCSNHMTSAKVSFVNLDESFKLDVKLGDKKNLAVVGKGTIKL; the protein is encoded by the exons ATGGCAGATCATGGAGAAAACGTTGACGAAAGAAGGAAAGAACTCAAAAGAGATGCTCAAGCCTTGGCCGTTATTCAGCAAGGTGTTCATGACACCTTGTTCTCTCGTATTGCTGCTGCTGAAACATCTCAAGATGCGTGGGAGATTCTTCGAATGGAGTTTCAAGGAGACTCACAAGTGCAAGCTGTAAAACTACAGG TTAGCCAACAGAGAGCTTTTGGTGAGGAGATCTCTGATCAGAAAATCGTCAGAAAGATTTTAAGGAGCCTTACAGCCAGATTTGATTATGTAGTGCCATCTATTGAGGTTGCATATGATCTCAACACCTTGGCTCCTATCAAGCCGATGGGATCATTACAATCTCAGGAGGAGAGATTAAATGGGAGAATGGGTGAAAGTAAAAGTGTTAACAAAGAAAGATCTGATGAGCAGGCATTACAAGCCTATCAATCGAATAGGAGGCTCCCTATGATCAGAATAATAGAGGACGTGGAAGAG GTTGCAGCCAATacagaagaggaagaaggcaagaATGAAGAGACTCCTTACCTGTTTATGGCTTTGAGTGCTGCTACACCAAAAAACCCGAGTCTCTGGTTTATCGATTCAGGCTGCTCCAATCATATGACAAGTGCCAAGGTTAGCTTTGTGAATTTGGATGAATCCTTCAAGTTGGATGTCAAGTTGGGAGATAAAAAGAACCTGGCTGTTGTTGGTAAAGGTACAATTAAATTATGA
- the LOC110909236 gene encoding UDP-glycosyltransferase 91D2, with translation MATTETDSLHGRKQLHVAMFPWLAFGHILPFLELSKFIAQNGHKVSFLSTTRNIQRLPTLPSHLSPLINLVKLTLPHVQELPQNAEATMDLRTGETHDHLKRAFDGLQPEVTRFLEEESPDWIIYDFAPYWLPSVAAGLGISRAHFSIVTPWFIAFLGASADDLINGSDDRTTAEDLMAPPKWVPFPSKLCYRKHEANLVMCHYSSNASEVSDAYRLGMILNGSDCMFMRYCYELEPQWLTLLEKLHQLPVVPVGLLPPTNIGDEKDETWVTVKKWLDSQQKGHVVYVALGSEFMVSKSELDELALGLELSGLPFFWALRKPVGSTELNSVELPNGFLERTRDRGVVWTSWVPQLQVLSHESVGGFLTHCGWSSTVEGLMFGHPLIMLPFLVDQGLIARILVDKQVGVEVPRNEEDGSFAKESVARSVRSVVVDDEGKIYKANAMAWSNVFGDTKLQKKYIDDFIDYLEKKRRVVA, from the coding sequence ATGGCTACCACCGAGACCGACTCCTTACACGGCCGTAAGCAGCTTCATGTAGCCATGTTCCCATGGCTTGCTTTCGGTCACATCCTCCCTTTCCTCGAACTCTCCAAATTCATAGCCCAAAATGGTCACAAAGTCTCGTTTCTTTCGACCACAAGAAACATCCAACGTCTCCCTACCCTCCCTTCCCATCTCTCACCACTCATAAATCTTGTTAAACTCACTCTTCCACATGTTCAAGAGCTGCCACAGAATGCTGAGGCCACCATGGACCTCCGCACTGGTGAAACTCATGATCACCTCAAAAGAGCTTTTGACGGTCTTCAGCCGGAAGTCACTCGGTTTCTTGAGGAAGAGTCACCAGACTGGATTATTTATGACTTTGCTCCCTACTGGTTGCCGTCCGTTGCAGCTGGCCTTGGGATTTCGCGTGCCCATTTCTCCATTGTCACCCCATGGTTCATTGCTTTTCTTGGAGCCTCAGCCGACGACTTGATAAATGGTTCAGATGATCGAACGACGGCTGAGGATTTAATGGCACCCCCCAAGTGGGTTCCCTTTCCGAGCAAACTATGCTACCGAAAGCATGAGGCCAATTTGGTAATGTGCCACTATTCTTCTAATGCTTCTGAGGTTTCAGATGCATATCGTTTGGGGATGATTTTGAACGGATCTGATTGTATGTTTATGAGATACTGCTATGAATTAGAGCCTCAATGGCTAACCCTTTTAGAGAAGCTCCATCAGCTTCCGGTGGTTCCTGTGGGATTACTTCCACCCACAAACATTGGAGATGAGAAAGATGAAACATGGGTGACGGTCAAGAAGTGGCTTGATAGCCAACAAAAAGGTCATGTGGTGTATGTTGCATTAGGAAGTGAGTTTATGGTGAGCAAAAGCGAGCTGGATGAGTTAGCTTTGGGTCTCGAGCTGTCCGGGTTGCCATTCTTTTGGGCTCTTAGAAAACCCGTAGGTTCCACCGAGTTAAACTCGGTAGAGTTGCCAAACGGGTTCTTGGAACGAACCCGTGATCGTGGTGTGGTATGGACGAGTTGGGTACCTCAGTTACAAGTACTGAGCCATGAGTCAGTGGGTGGTTTCTTGACTCATTGTGGTTGGAGTTCAACTGTGGAGGGGCTTATGTTCGGTCACCCTCTAATAATGCTACCTTTTTTGGTGGACCAAGGTCTGATTGCTCGAATACTGGTTGACAAACAGGTGGGAGTCGAGGTCCCAAGAAATGAGGAAGATGGATCCTTCGCTAAGGAATCGGTGGCCAGATCAGTGAGGTCGGTTGTAGTCGACGATGAAGGGAAGATCTACAAGGCTAATGCGATGGCGTGGAGTAACGTGTTTGGCGACACTAAATTGCAAAAGAAGTATATAGACGATTTCATAGATTATTTGGAAAAGAAGAGACGTGTGGTCGCATGA